One Mycolicibacterium parafortuitum DNA segment encodes these proteins:
- a CDS encoding DUF6779 domain-containing protein has protein sequence MTDPTRGGRLRRGTRRPGWILMTVLLVLAIVASSALVFTNRVELLKLAVILALWAAVVAAFVSVIYRRQSDSDQAKVRDLKLVYDLQLEREISARREYELTVESHLRRELAAELSAQSADEVASLRAELAALRANLEYLFDADLSHRPAIETERTAGRVSSSRIDTEDDFVTVAPEPEAPETDESPIIDVPAEPHPPEHEWAAFVAEHGGAHRRAGEQEAAGRRRRAEDAAPPQWAPPPPQQAPQQPAPEPPPPPAPQAAPVAPEPQFPWLPPPPQQPAPQPPQRPEPAPAGGWQPVPAEGQYIPAGHPGSNWVSPNGTEDEYVGRRRAPEQPAPEQPQETPRGKHYAPGEQSAPEPQPAPQPRDEEAPEPEDEGGGAHTGGQSVAELLARLQATPSGGSRRRRRED, from the coding sequence ATGACCGATCCGACCCGCGGCGGCCGCCTCAGACGTGGCACCCGAAGGCCGGGTTGGATCCTGATGACGGTGTTGCTGGTGCTCGCCATCGTCGCGAGTTCGGCTCTGGTTTTCACCAACCGCGTCGAGTTGCTCAAGCTCGCAGTGATTCTCGCGCTGTGGGCCGCGGTGGTCGCCGCGTTCGTGTCCGTGATCTATCGCAGGCAGAGTGACAGCGACCAGGCCAAGGTGCGCGATCTGAAGCTGGTCTACGACCTGCAACTGGAGCGGGAGATCTCGGCTCGGCGGGAGTACGAACTCACCGTCGAATCGCATCTGCGCCGCGAGCTGGCGGCCGAGCTCAGCGCACAGTCCGCTGACGAGGTGGCCTCACTGCGCGCGGAGCTCGCCGCGCTGCGCGCCAACCTGGAGTATCTGTTCGACGCAGACCTGTCGCACCGCCCGGCGATCGAGACCGAGCGCACCGCGGGCCGGGTCAGCAGCAGCCGCATCGACACCGAGGACGACTTCGTCACCGTCGCGCCGGAGCCGGAAGCCCCGGAGACCGACGAGAGCCCGATCATCGACGTGCCCGCCGAACCGCATCCGCCGGAGCACGAGTGGGCCGCGTTCGTCGCCGAACACGGAGGGGCGCACCGCAGGGCGGGCGAGCAGGAGGCGGCCGGACGGCGTCGCCGCGCCGAGGACGCCGCGCCCCCGCAGTGGGCGCCACCGCCTCCGCAGCAGGCACCCCAGCAGCCGGCACCGGAACCACCACCGCCGCCGGCCCCGCAAGCTGCGCCGGTCGCGCCGGAACCTCAGTTCCCGTGGCTTCCGCCGCCACCCCAACAGCCCGCGCCGCAGCCACCGCAGCGTCCCGAGCCCGCTCCGGCGGGCGGGTGGCAGCCCGTGCCCGCCGAGGGCCAGTACATCCCGGCCGGGCACCCGGGAAGTAACTGGGTGTCTCCCAACGGGACCGAGGACGAGTACGTCGGGCGGCGCCGTGCCCCCGAACAGCCCGCCCCCGAGCAGCCGCAGGAGACACCCCGCGGCAAGCATTACGCGCCGGGCGAGCAGTCGGCGCCGGAACCGCAGCCCGCACCGCAGCCCCGGGACGAGGAAGCACCCGAACCCGAGGACGAGGGCGGCGGTGCGCACACCGGCGGGCAGTCCGTCGCCGAACTGCTGGCCCGGCTGCAGGCGACCCCGTCCGGCGGCAGCCGGCGAAGGCGCCGGGAGGACTGA
- a CDS encoding DUF3180 domain-containing protein — MGVTRKRDLAGAVAATAVAGYLLMFVLYRVFPPITLWTGMSLLGVAVALAGWAFFVRSRIRDGQIGLGVGRLHPVAVARSVVIAKAAAWMGSVVLGWWLAVVIYLLPRRGSLRVAAEDTPGAVVAALCALALVIAAMWLQHCCTSPDDQSQNADPAPG, encoded by the coding sequence ATGGGCGTGACCCGCAAGCGTGACCTCGCCGGGGCCGTCGCGGCCACGGCGGTCGCGGGCTATCTGCTCATGTTCGTGCTCTACCGGGTGTTCCCGCCGATCACCTTGTGGACGGGCATGTCACTGCTGGGTGTCGCAGTGGCGCTGGCAGGTTGGGCGTTCTTCGTGCGGTCCAGGATTCGCGACGGTCAGATCGGCCTGGGCGTGGGCCGGCTGCATCCCGTGGCGGTGGCCCGCTCGGTCGTCATCGCGAAGGCCGCGGCGTGGATGGGCAGCGTCGTGCTCGGGTGGTGGCTTGCGGTGGTGATCTATCTGCTGCCGCGGCGCGGAAGTCTGCGGGTGGCCGCCGAGGACACCCCGGGCGCGGTGGTGGCCGCGCTGTGCGCGTTGGCCCTGGTGATCGCCGCGATGTGGCTGCAGCATTGCTGCACCTCCCCGGACGACCAGTCGCAGAACGCCGACCCCGCGCCCGGCTGA
- a CDS encoding Rossmann-like and DUF2520 domain-containing protein, translating to MVQPSGGGATPHDGLRPARLTVGVISAGRVGTALGVALERAEHVVVGCSAVSNASRTRAQRWLPDTPVLAVDEVARRCELLLLAVPDAELPGLVSGLASTGAVRPNTIVMHTSGANGIGVLAPLAEIGCITLAVHPAMTFAGTDEDVDRLRETCFGITAGDEIGYAIAQSLVLEIGGEPFRVREDARTLYHAALAHSSNHVVTVLLDAVEALRAALWGQELLGQETVGDEPGGIAERIIAPLARAALDNALQRGQTALTGPVARGDAEAVAGHLQALAEVNPDVAQAYRANSWRTAQRAHAPRAVFDVLTESGQ from the coding sequence ATGGTGCAGCCCTCCGGCGGCGGTGCAACCCCGCACGACGGACTCCGGCCGGCCCGGCTGACGGTCGGCGTGATCTCCGCGGGCCGGGTCGGTACCGCACTGGGTGTGGCGCTCGAACGCGCCGAACACGTCGTCGTCGGATGCAGCGCCGTGTCGAACGCCTCCCGCACCCGCGCGCAGCGCTGGCTTCCCGACACCCCGGTGCTCGCCGTCGACGAGGTGGCGCGCCGCTGCGAACTCCTGCTGCTCGCCGTGCCCGACGCCGAACTGCCCGGCCTGGTCAGCGGTCTGGCCTCAACCGGCGCGGTGCGGCCCAACACCATCGTGATGCACACCTCCGGCGCCAACGGCATCGGTGTGCTCGCGCCGCTGGCCGAGATCGGTTGCATCACCCTGGCCGTCCATCCCGCGATGACGTTCGCCGGCACCGACGAGGACGTCGACCGGCTGCGCGAGACCTGCTTCGGTATCACCGCCGGGGACGAAATCGGCTACGCCATCGCGCAATCGCTGGTGCTCGAGATCGGTGGCGAACCGTTCCGGGTCCGCGAGGATGCCCGCACGCTCTACCATGCGGCTCTCGCACACTCCAGCAATCACGTCGTCACCGTGCTGCTCGACGCGGTCGAGGCGCTGCGCGCGGCGTTGTGGGGCCAGGAACTTCTCGGCCAGGAGACCGTCGGCGACGAACCGGGCGGCATCGCCGAGCGGATCATCGCCCCGCTGGCACGCGCGGCGCTGGACAACGCGCTGCAGCGCGGGCAGACGGCGCTCACCGGGCCGGTCGCGCGCGGCGACGCCGAGGCGGTGGCGGGCCATCTGCAGGCCCTGGCCGAAGTGAATCCCGATGTGGCGCAGGCTTACCGGGCCAACTCGTGGCGCACCGCGCAACGTGCGCACGCTCCGCGGGCCGTGTTCGACGTGTTGACAGAATCAGGACAGTGA
- the folB gene encoding dihydroneopterin aldolase, with the protein MTDRIELRGLRVRGNHGVFDHERRDGQDFVVDITVWIDLAAAAASDDLADTLDYGVLAQRAADIVAGPPRQLIETVAGEIADDVMRDERAHAVEVVVHKPSAPIPLQFNDVAVTARRSRRGGRGR; encoded by the coding sequence ATGACTGATCGGATCGAGTTGCGTGGCTTGAGGGTTCGCGGCAACCACGGTGTGTTCGACCACGAGCGCCGCGACGGTCAGGATTTCGTCGTCGACATCACGGTGTGGATCGACCTGGCCGCCGCGGCGGCCAGCGACGACCTCGCCGACACGCTGGACTACGGCGTGCTCGCGCAGCGGGCCGCCGACATCGTCGCCGGCCCGCCGCGGCAGTTGATCGAGACCGTCGCCGGTGAGATCGCCGACGACGTGATGCGCGACGAACGCGCCCACGCCGTCGAGGTGGTGGTGCACAAACCTTCGGCGCCGATTCCGTTGCAGTTCAACGATGTCGCGGTCACCGCGCGCCGGTCACGCCGCGGTGGGCGGGGCCGATGA
- the folK gene encoding 2-amino-4-hydroxy-6-hydroxymethyldihydropteridine diphosphokinase: MTVIVLSIGSNVGDRLAHLQSVLDGLGSTVTAVSPVYETDAWGGVEQGPFLNAVVLADDPELDPCGWLRRAHELEDAAGRTREQHWGPRTLDVDLVACRDGEADVVLADPDLTLPHPYAHVRAFVLIPWLAVDPAAQLTVDGRRAAATELLAGVDPGERAGVRQTHLSLRIGTPG; the protein is encoded by the coding sequence ATGACGGTGATCGTGCTGTCCATCGGGTCCAATGTGGGCGACCGGTTGGCGCATCTGCAGTCCGTGCTCGACGGCCTCGGCAGCACGGTCACGGCGGTGTCGCCGGTGTACGAGACCGACGCCTGGGGCGGTGTCGAGCAGGGCCCGTTCCTCAACGCCGTCGTGCTCGCCGACGACCCGGAACTCGATCCCTGTGGTTGGCTGCGGCGGGCCCACGAGCTCGAAGACGCCGCGGGCCGCACCCGGGAACAGCACTGGGGCCCACGGACCCTCGACGTCGACCTGGTGGCGTGCCGCGACGGTGAGGCCGATGTGGTGCTGGCCGACCCGGACCTGACGCTGCCGCATCCGTACGCGCACGTCCGCGCGTTCGTGCTGATCCCATGGCTCGCCGTGGATCCGGCCGCGCAGCTGACCGTCGACGGTCGGAGGGCCGCGGCGACCGAACTGCTCGCCGGCGTCGACCCGGGCGAACGCGCCGGGGTCCGCCAAACCCACCTGTCGCTGCGGATCGGGACGCCCGGCTGA